A single window of Vigna radiata var. radiata cultivar VC1973A chromosome 4, Vradiata_ver6, whole genome shotgun sequence DNA harbors:
- the LOC106759457 gene encoding NAC transcription factor ONAC010, with the protein MEGDQVGSGYSFPPGFRFHPSDEELIVHYLRNKICSRPLPASIIAEIDLYKYNPWELPNKSLFGEEEWYFFSPRDRKYPNGLRPNRAAASGYWKATGTDKPILSSSGSKRIGVKKALVFYSGRPPKGSKTDWIMNEYRLIDTITKSPRLKGSMRLDDWVLCRVRHKGYSSKISGENQENPSELNLSAKLPRSEGYPTNMNCRADMITDYQYKDYQIIASILVGAPVSPTENMPNMSFKGCKGTNLVSVFEDGLTKVNSQMTFPSLDSYFNPLTRKSNEDEQYGNLISFNRKFNAEDKMDESPSRVLASRELNCYNQNQSEDDIFSGNPPDTGIDFQDLNDLVFTGSDSPQIAQGCNTMLQPDTSTTREMIQDQVTSEH; encoded by the exons ATGGAGGGAGATCAAGTGGGCTCTGGTTACTCTTTTCCACCTGGCTTCAGATTCCACCCTTCTGATGAAGAACTCATAGTTCATTACTTGCGAAACAAAATCTGTTCACGTCCACTTCCAGCATCTATTATAGCTGAGATAGATCTCTACAAGTATAACCCGTGGGAGCTACCCA ATAAGTCTTTGTTTGGAGAAGAAGAGTGGTATTTCTTTAGCCCAAGGGACCGAAAGTACCCAAATGGATTGAGACCAAACAGGGCAGCAGCCTCAGGATACTGGAAGGCAACAGGAACTGACAAGCCAATTCTTTCTTCCAGTGGATCGAAGCGCATAGGAGTGAAGAAAGCTCTGGTGTTTTATTCAGGTCGACCTCCTAAGGGATCTAAGACGGATTGGATCATGAATGAGTATAGATTGATTGATACAATTACCAAATCCCCCAGGCTAAAAGGCTCCATGCGG TTGGATGACTGGGTACTATGCCGGGTTCGACATAAAGGCTACTCTTCGAAGATATCAGGTGAAAATCAAGAGAATCCTAGTGAACTAAACCTGTCTGCAAAACTACCGAGGAGTGAAGGATATCCAACAAACATGAACTGTCGGGCTGACATGATCACTGATTATCAATACAAAGACTATCAGATCATAGCCTCTATTCTTGTTGGTGCACCTGTATCTCCCACTGAAAACATGCCAAATATGAGCTTTAAGGGCTGCAAAGGCACCAATCTAGTTTCAGTTTTTGAAGATGGTTTAACTAAAGTGAATTCTCAAATGACATTTCCTTCTTTGGACAGTTACTTCAACCCACTGACTAGAAAATCCAATGAAGATGAACAGTATGGAAATCTCATCTCTTTTAACAGGAAGTTCAACGCTGAGGACAAAATGGACGAATCACCTAGCAGGGTGTTGGCCAGTAGAGAATTGAACTGCTATAACCAAAACCAGTCTGAAGATGACATTTTCAGCGGGAACCCACCAGACACTGGCATCGATTTTCAAGATCTTAACGATTTAGTCTTTACAGGAAG TGACAGCCCTCAGATAGCGCAAGGATGCAATACCATGTTACAACCGGATACCAGCACAACAAGGGAAATGATTCAAGATCAAGTCACCTCAGAGCACTGA
- the LOC106758046 gene encoding zinc finger protein JACKDAW isoform X2, translating into MMSGEAITVPSNLRDSSVQVHDPISNPNPTNPNPNSSVKRKRSLPGTPADPNAEVIALSPKSLMATNRFICEVCNKGFQRDQNLQLHRRGHNLPWKLRQRSKEEVRKKVYVCPEKSCVHHDPCRALGDLTGIKKHFSRKHGEKKWKCEKCSKKYAVQSDWKAHNKICGTRQYKCDCGTIFSRKDSFVTHRAFCDAMVEQSGRLPAILSNLGNDILMNAQGPRLMPQGLQLHGFHSEFGGPGSESYMGNFADAEHVEHKLRLPIWLDQTNLQLNHPLGVVPGNSSVFSTGTTLPETNNMFGTSSSQAQWTNYRYPEASFRSASVSVPHGLKLEQEENKGELSHSVSSLYPSHMESIRMGGNSPFDNSNFGLLDPNMSSTSTNNVVEIQKIFKEGNEGENFSLMVSSQARSNMESGFSLSCRKSLEHMVMPRIEEWESGEAEIMEKQQVHSSSNTETKDFMGVGDGSVMNLQRQFLGQY; encoded by the exons ATGATGTCTGGTGAAGCAATAACTGTCCCTTCCAACCTCAGAGATTCCTCGGTTCAAGTCCACGACCCAATCTCAAACCCTAATCCTACTAACCCTAATCCAAACTCTTCggttaagagaaaaagaagccTACCCGGAACACCAG CAGATCCGAATGCTGAAGTGATTGCTCTGTCGCCAAAGTCGCTGATGGCCACGAACCGGTTCATATGCGAAGTGTGCAACAAGGGTTTTCAGAGAGACCAGAACCTGCAGCTGCATCGGCGAGGGCACAATCTGCCGTGGAAGCTGCGGCAAAGATCAAAGGAAGAGGTGAGGAAGAAGGTGTACGTGTGTCCGGAGAAGAGTTGCGTGCACCATGACCCTTGCAGAGCCTTGGGAGACCTCACTGGGATAAAGAAACACTTCAGCAGAAAGCACGgtgagaagaagtggaagtgCGAAAAGTGCTCCAAGAAATACGCTGTTCAATCTGACTGGAAAGCCCATAACAAGATTTGTGGGACTAGACAGTACAAATGTGACTGTGGCACAATATTCTCCAG GAAGGACAGCTTTGTAACGCATAGAGCCTTTTGTGACGCTATGGTGGAACAAAGTGGGAGACTTCCGGCAATTTTATCAAACCTCGGAAACGATATTTTGATGAACGCGCAAGGCCCGAGACTAATGCCTCAGGGTCTACAACTACACGGGTTTCATTCAGAGTTTGGTGGGCCAGGTTCGGAATCATACATGGGAAATTTTGCTGATGCCGAGCATGTTGAACATAAGCTAAGGTTGCCGATATGGCTAGACCAGACAAATCTTCAACTTAACCATCCTCTCGGCGTTGTTCCAGGCAATTCAAGTGTATTCTCAACTGGAACAACGTTGCCGGAAACAAACAACATGTTCGGGACATCGTCGTCACAGGCACAGTGGACAAATTACCGATACCCAGAAGCATCTTTTAGAAGTGCCAGTGTTTCTGTGCCTCATGGACTGAAGCTAGagcaagaagaaaacaaagggGAGTTGTCGCATAGCGTGAGCTCTTTGTACCCAAGTCACATGGAATCTATTAGGATGGGTGGTAATTCACCTTTCGACAACTCTAACTTTGGCCTGTTAGACCCGAACATGTCAAGCACGTCAACCAACAATGTGGTCGAAATTCAGAAGATATTTAAGGAAGGAAACGAGGGTGAAAACTTCAGCCTGATGGTGAGTTCCCAGGCAAGAAGCAACATGGAAAGTGGGTTTTCCTTGAGTTGCAGGAAGAGTTTGGAGCATATGGTGATGCCTCGCATCGAAGAGTGGGAAAGTGGAGAAGCAGAAATAATGGAGAAGCAGCAAGTACATTCAAGTTCAAACACTGAAACGAAAGATTTCATGGGTGTGGGAGATGGGTCAGTGATGAACCTGCAAAGGCAGTTCCTTGGACAGTACTGA
- the LOC106758046 gene encoding zinc finger protein JACKDAW isoform X3, producing MMSGEAITVPSNLRDSSVQVHDPISNPNPTNPNPNSSVKRKRSLPGTPDPNAEVIALSPKSLMATNRFICEVCNKGFQRDQNLQLHRRGHNLPWKLRQRSKEEVRKKVYVCPEKSCVHHDPCRALGDLTGIKKHFSRKHGEKKWKCEKCSKKYAVQSDWKAHNKICGTRQYKCDCGTIFSRKDSFVTHRAFCDAMVEQSGRLPAILSNLGNDILMNAQGPRLMPQGLQLHGFHSEFGGPGSESYMGNFADAEHVEHKLRLPIWLDQTNLQLNHPLGVVPGNSSVFSTGTTLPETNNMFGTSSSQAQWTNYRYPEASFRSASVSVPHGLKLEQEENKGELSHSVSSLYPSHMESIRMGGNSPFDNSNFGLLDPNMSSTSTNNVVEIQKIFKEGNEGENFSLMVSSQARSNMESGFSLSCRKSLEHMVMPRIEEWESGEAEIMEKQQVHSSSNTETKDFMGVGDGSVMNLQRQFLGQY from the exons ATGATGTCTGGTGAAGCAATAACTGTCCCTTCCAACCTCAGAGATTCCTCGGTTCAAGTCCACGACCCAATCTCAAACCCTAATCCTACTAACCCTAATCCAAACTCTTCggttaagagaaaaagaagccTACCCGGAACACCAG ATCCGAATGCTGAAGTGATTGCTCTGTCGCCAAAGTCGCTGATGGCCACGAACCGGTTCATATGCGAAGTGTGCAACAAGGGTTTTCAGAGAGACCAGAACCTGCAGCTGCATCGGCGAGGGCACAATCTGCCGTGGAAGCTGCGGCAAAGATCAAAGGAAGAGGTGAGGAAGAAGGTGTACGTGTGTCCGGAGAAGAGTTGCGTGCACCATGACCCTTGCAGAGCCTTGGGAGACCTCACTGGGATAAAGAAACACTTCAGCAGAAAGCACGgtgagaagaagtggaagtgCGAAAAGTGCTCCAAGAAATACGCTGTTCAATCTGACTGGAAAGCCCATAACAAGATTTGTGGGACTAGACAGTACAAATGTGACTGTGGCACAATATTCTCCAG GAAGGACAGCTTTGTAACGCATAGAGCCTTTTGTGACGCTATGGTGGAACAAAGTGGGAGACTTCCGGCAATTTTATCAAACCTCGGAAACGATATTTTGATGAACGCGCAAGGCCCGAGACTAATGCCTCAGGGTCTACAACTACACGGGTTTCATTCAGAGTTTGGTGGGCCAGGTTCGGAATCATACATGGGAAATTTTGCTGATGCCGAGCATGTTGAACATAAGCTAAGGTTGCCGATATGGCTAGACCAGACAAATCTTCAACTTAACCATCCTCTCGGCGTTGTTCCAGGCAATTCAAGTGTATTCTCAACTGGAACAACGTTGCCGGAAACAAACAACATGTTCGGGACATCGTCGTCACAGGCACAGTGGACAAATTACCGATACCCAGAAGCATCTTTTAGAAGTGCCAGTGTTTCTGTGCCTCATGGACTGAAGCTAGagcaagaagaaaacaaagggGAGTTGTCGCATAGCGTGAGCTCTTTGTACCCAAGTCACATGGAATCTATTAGGATGGGTGGTAATTCACCTTTCGACAACTCTAACTTTGGCCTGTTAGACCCGAACATGTCAAGCACGTCAACCAACAATGTGGTCGAAATTCAGAAGATATTTAAGGAAGGAAACGAGGGTGAAAACTTCAGCCTGATGGTGAGTTCCCAGGCAAGAAGCAACATGGAAAGTGGGTTTTCCTTGAGTTGCAGGAAGAGTTTGGAGCATATGGTGATGCCTCGCATCGAAGAGTGGGAAAGTGGAGAAGCAGAAATAATGGAGAAGCAGCAAGTACATTCAAGTTCAAACACTGAAACGAAAGATTTCATGGGTGTGGGAGATGGGTCAGTGATGAACCTGCAAAGGCAGTTCCTTGGACAGTACTGA
- the LOC106759459 gene encoding protein transport protein Sec61 subunit beta, producing MARGSSQSQSSTSTTARPGIAAPRGSAAATAGMRRRRVASGNSSTTTSVGGGGGGNMLRFYTDDAPGLKISPTVVLVMSLCFIGFVTALHVFGKLYRSKSGGA from the coding sequence ATGGCCAGAGGTTCCTCTCAGTCTCAGTCCTCCACTTCAACGACCGCCCGACCAGGAATCGCGGCTCCCCGCGGTTCGGCTGCTGCCACCGCCGGCATGCGCCGTCGCCGTGTTGCTAGTGGAAACAGCTCCACCACCACCAGTGTGGGCGGCGGCGGAGGCGGCAACATGCTGAGGTTCTACACGGACGATGCTCCCGGGCTGAAGATTTCACCGACGGTGGTGCTGGTGATGAGCCTCTGCTTCATCGGCTTCGTCACCGCCCTCCACGTCTTCGGCAAACTCTACCGCTCCAAATCTGGCGGCGCTTGA
- the LOC106758923 gene encoding fasciclin-like arabinogalactan protein 12, with product MTKHSPFPIALLFSLLHATALTALSPTNAPASAPTKPFTPTDNNPGATDIASILTQTNSFNIFLRLMKTTQLINQLNSQLITIKSGGLTILAPEDGAFSELPPGFLNTLSDGQKLKLVQFHVLPDFISSASFDTLTNPVRTLAGNKPGKVELDVISYGGSVNISTGQVNTTINGIVYMDKHLAVYKVGKVLLPSEFFPTKNKTIVAAPTLPPAPVTETARAPEPAKVKPPSSEESSGSSTQVVPTVTSGGMRISGVEPIVLGVVFLRFLGI from the coding sequence ATGACAAAACACTCTCCTTTTCCCATTGCACTTCTCTTTTCCCTCTTGCATGCAACCGCTCTAACCGCTCTATCTCCCACCAACGCGCCGGCCTCCGCCCCAACAAAACCCTTCACTCCCACCGACAACAATCCCGGCGCCACCGACATTGCATCAATCCTAACACAAACCAACTCCTTCAACATCTTCCTCCGCCTCATGAAAACCACGCAACTCATCAACCAACTCAACTCCCAACTCATAACCATAAAATCCGGTGGCTTAACCATTCTCGCACCCGAAGACGGCGCCTTCTCGGAGCTCCCACCAGGCTTCCTAAACACGCTCTCCGACGGCCAGAAACTGAAGCTCGTCCAGTTCCACGTCCTCCCGGACTTCATCTCCAGCGCCAGCTTCGACACCCTCACCAACCCCGTTCGGACCCTCGCCGGAAACAAGCCCGGGAAGGTGGAGCTCGACGTGATAAGTTACGGGGGCAGCGTTAACATCTCCACGGGACAAGTTAACACCACCATCAATGGGATCGTATACATGGATAAGCATCTTGCTGTTTACAAGGTAGGTAAGGTGCTTCTTCCTTCCGAGTTTTTCCCTACTAAGAACAAGACAATCGTGGCTGCACCAACTCTGCCGCCGGCGCCGGTTACTGAAACGGCGAGAGCCCCTGAACCGGCAAAGGTGAAGCCGCCGTCCTCCGAAGAATCGTCGGGGTCGTCAACGCAGGTTGTTCCCACTGTGACCTCTGGAGGTATGAGAATCAGTGGGGTGGAGCCTATTGTTCTTGGTGTTGTCTTTTTGAGGTTTCTGGGTATATAG
- the LOC106758584 gene encoding fasciclin-like arabinogalactan protein 12 encodes MLLMMMMMKMKMKKHHLLSLSLLLMLLSYTTTVSAQTPAPSPSSSPTDIIRILKKAGGFTTLIRLLTTTQVSTQINAQLLNSNNGLTLFAPNDNSFQSLKPGFLNSLNDQQKNELIQFHVLPTFVSISNFDTLSNPVRTQAGDDPDRLALNITSSGNQVNLTTGVVNTTVGGSVYSDHQLAIYQVDKVLLPRDFFVPKPPPPAPAPAKAKASSAKTSTDGPASADTHSSAAITLKLKIWFSLAVTAAAVFSLSP; translated from the coding sequence ATGCTgctaatgatgatgatgatgaaaatgaaaatgaagaaacaccatctcctctctctctcacttCTCCTAATGCTTCTCTCCTACACCACCACCGTTTCAGCTCAAACCCCAGCACCATCACCATCCTCATCCCCCACAGACATCATCAGAATCCTCAAAAAGGCAGGAGGCTTCACCACCCTAATCCGTCTTCTCACCACAACGCAGGTCTCAACCCAGATCAACGCCCAGCTCCTCAACTCAAACAACGGCTTAACACTGTTTGCACCAAACGACAATTCCTTCCAAAGCCTCAAACCTGGCTTCCTCAACTCCCTCAACGACCAACAGAAGAACGAGCTCATCCAATTCCACGTGCTGCCCACGTTTGTTTCCATCTCAAACTTCGACACTCTAAGCAACCCCGTCAGAACACAGGCCGGTGATGACCCTGATAGGTTGGCGTTGAACATCACAAGTTCCGGGAACCAAGTGAACTTGACAACCGGCGTCGTTAACACCACAGTTGGTGGCAGTGTCTACTCCGATCACCAGCTTGCCATTTATCAAGTGGACAAGGTTCTTCTTCCCAGGGACTTCTTCGTTCCCAAGCCTCCACCACCTGCTCCTGCACCTGCAAAGGCTAAGGCTTCTTCTGCTAAGACATCTACAGACGGTCCTGCTTCAGCTGATACCCACTCTTCTGCTGCTATCACTTTGAAACTCAAAATCTGGTTCTCCCTTGCAGTTACAGCAGCAGCAGTATTCTCATTGTCACCATGA
- the LOC106758046 gene encoding protein indeterminate-domain 7 isoform X1 gives MMSGEAITVPSNLRDSSVQVHDPISNPNPTNPNPNSSVKRKRSLPGTPVNRWTNIADPNAEVIALSPKSLMATNRFICEVCNKGFQRDQNLQLHRRGHNLPWKLRQRSKEEVRKKVYVCPEKSCVHHDPCRALGDLTGIKKHFSRKHGEKKWKCEKCSKKYAVQSDWKAHNKICGTRQYKCDCGTIFSRKDSFVTHRAFCDAMVEQSGRLPAILSNLGNDILMNAQGPRLMPQGLQLHGFHSEFGGPGSESYMGNFADAEHVEHKLRLPIWLDQTNLQLNHPLGVVPGNSSVFSTGTTLPETNNMFGTSSSQAQWTNYRYPEASFRSASVSVPHGLKLEQEENKGELSHSVSSLYPSHMESIRMGGNSPFDNSNFGLLDPNMSSTSTNNVVEIQKIFKEGNEGENFSLMVSSQARSNMESGFSLSCRKSLEHMVMPRIEEWESGEAEIMEKQQVHSSSNTETKDFMGVGDGSVMNLQRQFLGQY, from the exons ATGATGTCTGGTGAAGCAATAACTGTCCCTTCCAACCTCAGAGATTCCTCGGTTCAAGTCCACGACCCAATCTCAAACCCTAATCCTACTAACCCTAATCCAAACTCTTCggttaagagaaaaagaagccTACCCGGAACACCAG TAAATCGATGGACCAATATAGCAGATCCGAATGCTGAAGTGATTGCTCTGTCGCCAAAGTCGCTGATGGCCACGAACCGGTTCATATGCGAAGTGTGCAACAAGGGTTTTCAGAGAGACCAGAACCTGCAGCTGCATCGGCGAGGGCACAATCTGCCGTGGAAGCTGCGGCAAAGATCAAAGGAAGAGGTGAGGAAGAAGGTGTACGTGTGTCCGGAGAAGAGTTGCGTGCACCATGACCCTTGCAGAGCCTTGGGAGACCTCACTGGGATAAAGAAACACTTCAGCAGAAAGCACGgtgagaagaagtggaagtgCGAAAAGTGCTCCAAGAAATACGCTGTTCAATCTGACTGGAAAGCCCATAACAAGATTTGTGGGACTAGACAGTACAAATGTGACTGTGGCACAATATTCTCCAG GAAGGACAGCTTTGTAACGCATAGAGCCTTTTGTGACGCTATGGTGGAACAAAGTGGGAGACTTCCGGCAATTTTATCAAACCTCGGAAACGATATTTTGATGAACGCGCAAGGCCCGAGACTAATGCCTCAGGGTCTACAACTACACGGGTTTCATTCAGAGTTTGGTGGGCCAGGTTCGGAATCATACATGGGAAATTTTGCTGATGCCGAGCATGTTGAACATAAGCTAAGGTTGCCGATATGGCTAGACCAGACAAATCTTCAACTTAACCATCCTCTCGGCGTTGTTCCAGGCAATTCAAGTGTATTCTCAACTGGAACAACGTTGCCGGAAACAAACAACATGTTCGGGACATCGTCGTCACAGGCACAGTGGACAAATTACCGATACCCAGAAGCATCTTTTAGAAGTGCCAGTGTTTCTGTGCCTCATGGACTGAAGCTAGagcaagaagaaaacaaagggGAGTTGTCGCATAGCGTGAGCTCTTTGTACCCAAGTCACATGGAATCTATTAGGATGGGTGGTAATTCACCTTTCGACAACTCTAACTTTGGCCTGTTAGACCCGAACATGTCAAGCACGTCAACCAACAATGTGGTCGAAATTCAGAAGATATTTAAGGAAGGAAACGAGGGTGAAAACTTCAGCCTGATGGTGAGTTCCCAGGCAAGAAGCAACATGGAAAGTGGGTTTTCCTTGAGTTGCAGGAAGAGTTTGGAGCATATGGTGATGCCTCGCATCGAAGAGTGGGAAAGTGGAGAAGCAGAAATAATGGAGAAGCAGCAAGTACATTCAAGTTCAAACACTGAAACGAAAGATTTCATGGGTGTGGGAGATGGGTCAGTGATGAACCTGCAAAGGCAGTTCCTTGGACAGTACTGA
- the LOC106759458 gene encoding syntaxin-71-like, which translates to MSVIDILFRVDAICHKYDKYDIDKQREQNAYGDDAFARLYAAVESSIQTALDKSEAASTENNRAVAAALNAEVRRTKGRLMDEIPRLRKLVHKKVKGLTKEDMAIRQDLVLALPERIQAIPDGISGASLQTAGWTADSSQPYVKFDSEGQLDTEYFQQSEESSQFRQEYEMRRKKQDEGLDIISEGLDTLKELAHDMNEELDRQVPLMDEIDKKVDRTTAELRNTNVKLKKTLNEIRSSRNFVIDIILLCVLLGIVMYLYNALR; encoded by the exons ATGTCTGTCATCGACATTCTCTTCCGCGTCGATGCCATTTGTCACAAATATGACAAATACGACATCGACAAGCAGCGCGAGCAAAACGCCTATGGTGACGACGCCTTTGCTCGCCTCTATGCAGCTGTCGAATCCAGCATTCAGACCGCTCTCGAC AAATCGGAGGCTGCTTCCACGGAGAACAACAGGGCAGTTGCTGCGGCTTTGAATGCGGAGGTTCGTCGGACCAAGGGTAGACTCATGGACGAGATTCCCAGACTGCGCAAATTGGTGCATAAGAAG GTTAAAGGTCTCACAAAAGAGGATATGGCCATTCGTCAGGATCTTGTTCTGGCATTGCCCGAGAGAATCCAAGCAATACCTGATGGTATTTCTGGTGCTTCTCTTCAAACTGCAGGATGGACTGCTGACTCATCTCAGCCATATGTCAAGTTTGACTCAG AGGGACAACTTGATACTGAATATTTCCAACAAAGTGAAGAATCCAGTCAGTTCAGACAAGAGTATGAGATGCGCAGGAAGAAACAG gATGAAGGACTTGATATCATATCGGAGGGATTGGATACCTTGAAGGAACTGGCCCATGATATGAATGAG GAATTGGATCGGCAAGTTCCACTAATGGACGAAATTGACAAAAAG GTGGATAGGACAACAGCTGAACTGAGAAACACTAACGTGAAGCTGAAGAAAACTCTCAACGAG ATAAGGTCTAGTCGAAACTTCGTCATCGACATCATTCTACTCTGTGTTCTTCTTGGAATCGTTATGTATTTATACAA TGCTCTGAGGTGA